One Rossellomorea aquimaris DNA window includes the following coding sequences:
- the pyrH gene encoding UMP kinase, whose protein sequence is MMRYKRVLIKLSGGALADKEGNNFGTEELDHIAGEIMSIANMGIEVSIVVGGGNIFRGSLADTWGIERVEADSIGTLGTIINSLMLRGVLKSKTDKEVRVMTSIPVSTVAEPYIRLRAVHHLDKGYIVIFGGGNGQPFVTTDYPSVQRAIETNSEAILVAKQGVDGVFTSDPKRDKKAKMYHNLNYDDVVTNNIKVMDQSALLLARDYKLPVHIFNFDQAGIMEKICSGHKRGTLINHEETRF, encoded by the coding sequence TTGATGAGATACAAGCGTGTGTTAATTAAATTGAGTGGTGGAGCGTTGGCGGATAAGGAAGGAAATAATTTTGGCACTGAAGAGCTTGATCACATTGCAGGCGAAATCATGTCGATCGCCAATATGGGGATTGAAGTTTCCATAGTTGTGGGCGGTGGCAATATATTCCGAGGAAGCTTGGCAGATACTTGGGGAATTGAGCGGGTAGAAGCTGATAGCATTGGTACTCTCGGCACCATCATCAACAGCTTGATGCTTAGAGGTGTGTTGAAAAGTAAGACCGACAAAGAAGTTCGAGTGATGACCTCTATCCCTGTATCAACGGTTGCCGAACCATATATTCGCCTTCGTGCCGTTCACCATCTTGACAAAGGATACATTGTCATATTCGGTGGAGGAAACGGTCAACCCTTCGTAACGACGGATTACCCCAGCGTTCAGCGAGCCATCGAAACAAATAGTGAGGCAATCCTTGTTGCAAAGCAGGGGGTCGATGGTGTTTTCACGAGTGACCCTAAACGGGATAAAAAGGCGAAGATGTACCATAATTTAAATTACGATGACGTTGTAACGAATAATATAAAAGTCATGGATCAATCAGCTCTGCTGTTAGCAAGAGACTATAAACTCCCTGTGCACATTTTTAACTTCGACCAGGCAGGAATCATGGAGAAAATATGCTCTGGTCATAAGCGGGGAACACTGATTAATCATGAAGAGACGCGATTTTGA
- a CDS encoding GNAT family protein has protein sequence MDFSFQIITQEQAEHIAYTWKYDGEYAFYDLTADKEDLAEFLDENQRGNSTYAVLQEGEMIGFYTFNTLNESTIDIGLGMHPNLTGKGNGEAFTRAGVDFSIERYSPETLTLSVAAFNNRAIKVYKKVGFVPMETFIQETNGARYEFMKMRYPLYKQRIGRA, from the coding sequence ATGGATTTTTCTTTTCAAATCATAACACAAGAGCAAGCTGAGCATATTGCTTACACCTGGAAATATGATGGGGAATATGCATTTTATGATCTTACAGCGGATAAGGAGGATTTGGCAGAATTTTTAGATGAAAATCAACGTGGAAATTCCACCTATGCTGTGCTTCAAGAAGGGGAAATGATTGGTTTTTACACATTTAATACATTAAATGAGTCGACTATTGATATCGGTTTAGGCATGCATCCGAATCTTACAGGAAAGGGAAATGGAGAGGCGTTCACAAGGGCGGGTGTTGATTTCTCAATCGAAAGGTATTCTCCGGAGACATTGACTTTGTCCGTTGCCGCCTTCAACAATCGTGCAATCAAGGTGTATAAGAAAGTGGGCTTCGTTCCCATGGAAACATTCATTCAAGAAACAAATGGAGCTCGCTATGAATTTATGAAAATGAGGTATCCCCTTTATAAACAAAGGATAGGGAGAGCATGA
- a CDS encoding GNAT family N-acetyltransferase, translating into MEIKIHNRFDPDKLDEICAVYQSAGWLKHSKEVLTKVFQRSDIVSLAVCDGRVIGVGRALTDGVFNAAIYDVVVHLKYQQVGIGSLIISDLLEQLKDVSCVQLISTTGNEEFYRKHGMKKLKTGMARYLNSSLTDEYLE; encoded by the coding sequence ATGGAGATCAAGATTCATAACAGATTTGATCCGGATAAGCTAGATGAGATTTGTGCAGTGTACCAGTCAGCAGGGTGGTTGAAGCATTCAAAAGAAGTGCTCACCAAGGTTTTTCAAAGAAGTGATATCGTATCTTTGGCTGTTTGTGATGGTAGGGTCATAGGAGTTGGAAGGGCTTTAACGGATGGGGTGTTCAATGCAGCGATATATGATGTTGTCGTTCATCTCAAGTATCAACAAGTTGGAATCGGCAGTCTCATCATTAGTGACTTATTGGAGCAGTTAAAAGATGTTTCCTGCGTTCAGTTAATCTCCACAACGGGTAATGAAGAGTTTTATAGAAAACATGGAATGAAGAAACTGAAAACGGGTATGGCAAGATATTTGAACTCAAGTTTGACGGATGAGTATTTGGAATAA
- a CDS encoding 4a-hydroxytetrahydrobiopterin dehydratase — translation MKKLSEAALSHKLEPLEHWRLKKEKWIVRRYRFKDYLEGIRFVNKLAEAAEEMNHHPFITIQYKLVIVELTSWSEHGLTYLDFDLANQYENLYKGME, via the coding sequence ATGAAGAAGTTAAGTGAAGCTGCACTCTCTCATAAACTTGAACCTCTTGAACATTGGCGCTTAAAAAAAGAGAAGTGGATTGTACGGCGCTATCGGTTCAAGGACTACCTTGAAGGAATACGGTTTGTAAATAAACTGGCAGAGGCAGCCGAGGAAATGAATCATCATCCTTTTATAACTATTCAATACAAATTGGTTATTGTAGAGTTGACCTCATGGAGTGAACATGGCCTGACGTACTTGGACTTTGATTTGGCCAATCAGTATGAAAATCTGTATAAGGGAATGGAGTAA
- a CDS encoding aromatic amino acid hydroxylase, with translation MNHTIPSHLRQFVAEQHYHLYTPTNHAVWRYVMRQNHHFLEDTAHEAFTEGLKASGINIHEIPKVSDMNRHLAKIGWGAAIVDGLIPGTAFFDFQAHGILPIATDIRQKSNIEYTPAPDILHEAAGHAPILFDETYSRFVKIIGNIGANAFATEEEHEAFEATRHLSIVMEDPSSTLEEIEEAKQVLVRKQEAVSGLSEAEQISRIFWWTVEFGLIGDFHQPKIFGAGLLSSVGESKHCLSNKVIKRAFTIEDAIHTSYDVTSMQTQLFVCESFEQLIEEVEKFGENMAFRKGGTEALDKAIRSNQLAHIEYNSGLQVTGTFKEVIKNEQGEAIYVKTVGPTSLSIQNEQLDHHGTDHHADGFGAPIGILQDGTILENQSEAALRKHGIEINKMMEITFDGGIEVSGHVKNLVFHHQRLVLITIDECLVTLGEDILFHPSWGTYDLAVGSAIVSARPHAADYDAFFGDTPLIDEDDGESADLIPLDSLFREVRELREVAFSTDLTHSIVGKLKEDFPEEWLLRLEIIELLQIHEPESQLKEDLLKDLYVLSKQDRFARLIQNGLDVIFGKKGVTV, from the coding sequence ATGAACCATACCATTCCAAGTCATTTACGGCAATTTGTAGCTGAGCAGCATTATCATTTATACACCCCTACCAATCATGCCGTGTGGCGTTATGTAATGCGACAAAATCATCACTTCCTGGAAGATACCGCACATGAAGCCTTCACTGAAGGATTAAAAGCTTCCGGTATTAACATACACGAAATTCCTAAGGTTAGTGATATGAACAGACACTTAGCAAAAATTGGCTGGGGGGCTGCGATTGTAGACGGTTTGATCCCTGGTACAGCGTTCTTTGATTTTCAAGCTCACGGTATTCTCCCGATAGCGACGGATATTCGTCAAAAATCGAATATTGAATACACCCCTGCTCCCGATATATTGCATGAAGCAGCGGGACACGCTCCCATTCTGTTTGATGAAACTTATTCCCGATTTGTAAAGATAATCGGCAATATCGGAGCGAACGCTTTTGCCACTGAAGAAGAACACGAAGCTTTTGAGGCAACCAGGCATTTATCCATTGTGATGGAGGATCCGAGCTCCACATTGGAAGAAATTGAAGAAGCGAAGCAGGTGTTAGTTAGAAAGCAAGAGGCTGTATCAGGTCTTTCTGAAGCAGAACAAATTTCGCGAATCTTTTGGTGGACAGTGGAATTCGGTTTAATCGGGGATTTTCATCAACCGAAGATCTTCGGTGCAGGACTGCTTTCATCGGTTGGAGAAAGCAAGCACTGTTTATCAAATAAAGTGATCAAACGGGCGTTCACAATCGAAGACGCCATCCATACGAGCTATGATGTTACCTCCATGCAAACCCAATTATTTGTTTGTGAAAGTTTCGAACAACTCATTGAAGAAGTAGAGAAATTTGGAGAGAACATGGCATTCCGAAAAGGTGGGACTGAAGCGCTTGATAAAGCGATTCGTTCAAATCAACTTGCTCATATCGAATACAATTCGGGTTTACAAGTTACAGGAACATTCAAAGAAGTCATAAAAAATGAGCAAGGTGAAGCAATCTACGTCAAAACCGTAGGACCTACTTCACTTTCCATTCAAAACGAGCAACTGGATCATCACGGGACTGATCATCACGCTGATGGCTTCGGTGCTCCTATAGGGATCCTTCAGGATGGCACCATTCTTGAGAACCAGAGCGAAGCCGCATTAAGGAAGCATGGCATCGAGATAAATAAAATGATGGAAATCACATTTGATGGTGGAATTGAAGTTTCTGGACATGTGAAGAATCTCGTCTTTCACCATCAGCGCCTTGTCCTCATAACCATTGATGAATGTTTGGTTACTTTGGGTGAAGACATTTTATTCCACCCTTCATGGGGGACATACGATTTGGCAGTAGGCAGTGCAATCGTTTCAGCACGGCCACATGCGGCAGATTATGATGCTTTCTTCGGCGACACTCCTCTTATCGATGAAGATGATGGCGAATCTGCTGATCTTATACCATTAGACAGCCTATTCAGAGAGGTCAGGGAACTGAGAGAAGTAGCCTTTTCCACAGATCTTACTCATAGTATAGTAGGCAAGCTGAAAGAGGATTTCCCTGAAGAGTGGTTGCTTAGACTTGAGATTATTGAACTTCTACAGATTCACGAGCCAGAATCTCAGTTAAAGGAAGATCTTCTGAAAGACCTATACGTTTTAAGTAAGCAGGATCGGTTTGCACGACTCATTCAAAATGGCCTTGATGTCATTTTTGGAAAGAAAGGAGTTACGGTATGA
- a CDS encoding GNAT family protein, translating into MQETRHFPELETTRLRLRELQLNDAHFILNLYSDENVCKFLYDEELYTNIDEANNFIEWNTYCENKNHNRWGIIRKADEVIMGTVGFHLWDRYNHIAEIGYDLAEEFWGGGYITEAVEKCLEHGFVFLRINRIQAYVAPENYSSIHVLEKLGFKKEGIYRDKLFFRGEYYDLYCYSLLKREWKRL; encoded by the coding sequence GTGCAGGAGACAAGACATTTTCCTGAATTGGAAACAACCCGTTTACGTTTAAGAGAGCTTCAATTAAATGATGCACATTTTATCTTGAACTTGTATTCAGATGAAAATGTGTGCAAATTTCTCTATGACGAGGAATTGTATACGAATATTGATGAGGCCAATAACTTTATAGAGTGGAATACATATTGCGAAAACAAAAACCATAATCGTTGGGGGATCATAAGGAAAGCGGATGAAGTTATTATGGGAACCGTCGGATTTCATTTGTGGGATCGCTATAATCATATTGCAGAAATAGGGTACGATTTGGCTGAGGAATTCTGGGGGGGAGGCTATATAACTGAAGCCGTGGAAAAATGCTTGGAGCACGGCTTTGTTTTTTTACGAATAAACCGAATTCAGGCTTATGTAGCACCAGAAAATTATTCTTCCATCCATGTCCTGGAGAAGCTCGGATTTAAAAAAGAAGGGATTTACAGAGACAAGCTTTTTTTTCGGGGAGAATACTACGACCTCTATTGTTATTCATTGTTAAAAAGAGAGTGGAAGAGGCTATAA
- a CDS encoding DUF2062 domain-containing protein — MIRKKLRECKCLTLKLLRIKDNSHSIALGFTVGLLINFVPSFGIGPFISTACAKMFKGNSFAGLLGGVSLIWAFPFFFYLNLVVGYLFYPIDVIDPSVDYASEAVDVGMQLGKAFFIGMFINIPLFGILTYLIMNSIIRKYRETMLTYVQKKWNL; from the coding sequence ATGATTAGAAAAAAGCTTCGTGAATGTAAATGTCTTACTCTAAAGCTATTGCGTATCAAAGATAACTCTCACAGTATTGCATTAGGATTCACAGTTGGATTATTAATCAACTTCGTTCCCTCTTTTGGCATAGGTCCATTCATTTCCACAGCCTGTGCAAAGATGTTTAAAGGGAATTCATTCGCTGGATTACTTGGAGGGGTCTCCTTGATTTGGGCTTTCCCTTTTTTCTTCTACTTGAATCTTGTTGTAGGATATCTCTTCTACCCCATTGATGTAATCGATCCTTCTGTAGACTACGCCAGTGAAGCAGTAGACGTGGGGATGCAATTGGGGAAAGCATTCTTTATAGGGATGTTCATCAATATCCCCTTATTCGGCATCCTCACGTACTTAATCATGAATTCCATTATAAGAAAATACCGGGAGACTATGCTTACGTATGTGCAGAAGAAGTGGAATTTATAG
- the pssA gene encoding CDP-diacylglycerol--serine O-phosphatidyltransferase: protein MKLTKKIPNMVTLGNLYCGFLSIGFAASGQFKNAAILIIIGMMLDSMDGRLARMLQADSVLGKELDSLADIVTFGVAPSFLVYYTYFFQFGLLGFIVAGLFPLFGAYRLARFNTSPPKSSLHYFVGVPITAAGGILAILTLFGDFIPNIVTTVIFTAMCFLMVSRIRIPSLKEVPLPKYGTIVTLFIGALLFVIYKGTYEQFPYLIYIATPLYIAYLTYRFIKR from the coding sequence ATGAAACTAACGAAAAAAATACCCAATATGGTCACGTTGGGAAATCTGTATTGCGGTTTTTTATCAATTGGATTTGCCGCAAGCGGACAATTTAAAAACGCAGCAATACTAATTATTATTGGCATGATGCTTGATAGCATGGACGGCAGACTGGCGAGAATGCTGCAAGCGGATAGTGTATTAGGAAAGGAATTGGATTCATTAGCTGATATTGTTACGTTTGGAGTCGCACCTTCCTTTCTTGTGTATTATACATATTTCTTTCAATTTGGATTGTTAGGGTTTATCGTGGCAGGATTATTTCCATTATTCGGAGCCTATCGCCTGGCAAGGTTCAATACGAGTCCGCCGAAATCTTCCCTTCATTATTTCGTGGGGGTACCGATTACGGCAGCAGGTGGTATCCTGGCGATTCTCACCCTGTTTGGAGACTTTATACCAAATATCGTGACAACGGTCATTTTCACAGCAATGTGTTTTCTCATGGTGAGCCGTATACGAATCCCGAGTCTCAAGGAAGTTCCTTTACCTAAGTACGGAACGATCGTGACTCTCTTCATTGGAGCATTGCTATTTGTCATCTACAAAGGGACTTATGAGCAGTTTCCCTATTTGATTTACATTGCCACACCCCTGTATATCGCATATCTGACGTATCGATTTATAAAAAGATAA
- a CDS encoding chromate transporter, translated as MKTSSSLKSLIEILFISTRLGLTSFGGPVAHLGYFHEEYVRRRKWMDEKSYADLVALCQFLPGPASSQVGMGIGIMRAGVLGGIVSFLGFTLPSVIALILFAIILQGLDVADAGWIHGLKIVAVAVVAHAILGMAKKLTPDLKRKAIALFALVVILLWQTAFSQIGVILLSAFIGYLLFKQHKPDDEARIDFPISRRFAVICLVIFFGLLFLLPFLRELTALEWIALFDSFYRSGSLVFGGGHVVLPLLEREFVPTGWLTEEAFLAGYGAAQAVPGPLFTFAAYIGAVIDGWQGGLLATFAIFLPAFLLILGTLPFWDSLRRNPKIKGALMGVNAAVVGILIAAFYHPIWTSSILAPLDFAFASVLFSMLVFWKLPPWIVVMTGAVGGLVMGFI; from the coding sequence ATGAAAACATCAAGCAGTTTAAAGTCTCTGATTGAAATACTGTTCATTTCAACAAGACTCGGTCTTACATCGTTTGGTGGGCCGGTTGCCCATTTAGGATACTTTCATGAAGAATATGTTCGCAGACGAAAATGGATGGATGAAAAGAGTTACGCAGATTTGGTCGCTCTTTGCCAATTTCTCCCTGGTCCTGCAAGCTCTCAAGTCGGAATGGGCATTGGTATCATGCGGGCGGGAGTGCTTGGAGGAATTGTTTCATTTTTAGGTTTTACACTCCCTTCTGTCATTGCATTGATTCTTTTCGCCATTATTCTTCAAGGATTAGATGTGGCAGATGCAGGGTGGATACACGGGTTAAAGATTGTCGCAGTTGCAGTCGTTGCTCATGCTATTTTAGGAATGGCGAAAAAGTTGACGCCCGATTTAAAACGAAAAGCGATTGCATTGTTTGCTTTAGTGGTCATTTTATTATGGCAGACAGCGTTTTCACAAATTGGGGTCATTCTTCTATCAGCTTTCATTGGATATCTACTCTTTAAACAACATAAACCCGACGATGAAGCCCGAATCGACTTCCCGATTTCTCGCAGATTCGCAGTGATTTGTTTAGTTATATTCTTCGGATTACTATTTCTTCTTCCGTTCCTGAGGGAATTGACTGCACTTGAATGGATCGCTTTATTCGATAGCTTCTATCGTTCCGGGTCATTGGTTTTTGGTGGAGGTCATGTTGTCTTGCCTCTGCTTGAACGGGAGTTTGTTCCTACCGGATGGTTAACGGAAGAAGCTTTTTTGGCAGGGTATGGTGCAGCCCAGGCGGTTCCAGGTCCTCTCTTCACATTTGCAGCTTATATTGGTGCTGTGATTGATGGGTGGCAGGGAGGATTGCTTGCGACTTTCGCGATTTTCCTTCCAGCCTTTCTACTCATTTTAGGGACGCTCCCATTCTGGGATTCCCTCCGTAGAAATCCTAAGATAAAAGGCGCGCTGATGGGAGTCAATGCCGCTGTCGTAGGAATTCTGATTGCAGCTTTTTACCACCCCATATGGACTTCATCCATCCTTGCTCCACTGGATTTTGCCTTTGCTTCGGTTTTGTTTAGCATGCTGGTCTTTTGGAAACTTCCACCTTGGATCGTCGTGATGACAGGAGCAGTGGGTGGACTCGTTATGGGTTTTATATAA
- a CDS encoding PadR family transcriptional regulator, with protein MEDKVLRKLFLGFIQIHILHHAKEEPIYGTWMLEELREHGYSISSGTLYPILHSMEIDGLLTKEEKNVDGKIRKYYTTTDKGIKVLSEARVKAYELFKEIKD; from the coding sequence TTGGAAGACAAAGTATTAAGGAAACTCTTTCTCGGGTTTATTCAAATCCATATTCTCCACCACGCCAAAGAAGAGCCCATTTACGGTACGTGGATGTTAGAAGAATTAAGAGAACATGGGTATAGCATAAGCTCTGGTACATTGTATCCCATACTTCACTCAATGGAGATTGACGGACTACTAACAAAAGAAGAGAAAAACGTGGACGGCAAGATCAGAAAGTATTATACGACCACAGATAAAGGAATTAAAGTACTCAGTGAAGCACGGGTGAAAGCTTATGAGCTATTTAAAGAAATCAAAGACTAG